A window of the Pyrodictium abyssi genome harbors these coding sequences:
- a CDS encoding MarC family protein encodes MPGRGGGAVIDTGLLSQFISYYATLVFIMNPFGAAPIFLDIVEKLHPWERRRLANLVTMVVVALLFLVAFTGDLLLKLYMISVDEFRFAGGIVLLGIALHRLEGHPKTQTPDPRDAALVPLTMPLLVGPATMTYVIVFAAEGNRIALIAAIVAAAATVWAFLLAAEAVLRFVGRSTMRVLMRITSLFVAGVGASMIHSALVDWGIAAR; translated from the coding sequence GTGCCGGGGCGAGGGGGCGGCGCCGTGATCGACACGGGGCTGCTAAGCCAGTTTATCTCGTACTACGCTACGCTGGTCTTCATAATGAACCCGTTCGGCGCCGCCCCGATATTCCTGGACATAGTGGAGAAGCTGCATCCCTGGGAGAGGAGGAGGCTAGCAAACCTAGTAACCATGGTGGTAGTGGCGCTGCTGTTCCTGGTGGCGTTCACCGGCGACCTGCTGTTAAAGCTCTACATGATAAGCGTAGACGAGTTCCGGTTCGCGGGAGGCATAGTGCTGCTGGGCATTGCGCTGCACCGGCTGGAGGGCCACCCGAAGACGCAGACCCCGGACCCGCGTGACGCCGCGCTCGTACCCCTCACTATGCCGCTGCTCGTAGGCCCGGCCACAATGACCTACGTGATAGTCTTCGCCGCTGAGGGGAACAGGATAGCGCTGATAGCCGCCATTGTGGCCGCTGCTGCTACTGTGTGGGCGTTCCTCCTCGCAGCTGAGGCTGTGCTCCGGTTCGTCGGCCGGAGCACGATGAGGGTGCTTATGAGAATAACGTCGCTCTTCGTGGCGGGCGTAGGCGCCTCGATGATACACTCAGCCCTAGTCGACTGGGGCATAGCAGCGAGGTAG
- a CDS encoding type II CAAX prenyl endopeptidase Rce1 family protein, which translates to MAPYRSAPPWYTAAVLAVALAVGVAAGYYRAATGSILLPILIHSIVNLGGIAAVRRMIAAGLGNHKVAA; encoded by the coding sequence ATGGCGCCCTACCGGAGTGCCCCTCCCTGGTACACAGCAGCCGTACTGGCTGTGGCTCTCGCCGTCGGCGTGGCTGCGGGCTACTACCGGGCGGCCACGGGCTCCATACTACTGCCGATACTCATCCACTCCATAGTGAACCTCGGCGGCATCGCAGCAGTCAGGAGAATGATCGCAGCCGGGCTCGGGAACCATAAAGTAGCGGCTTAG
- a CDS encoding antibiotic biosynthesis monooxygenase gives MDGESHVTARIWYGRVPSPQAEAYRGFLIERAVPDYEPVEGNLGVYILERREGDVTHFLVISFWESMDAIKRFAGDDVEAAKYYEEDREFLLEFEPRVQHYTVVWRSWRSPGKAQG, from the coding sequence GTGGACGGAGAGAGTCACGTCACAGCCAGGATATGGTACGGCAGAGTGCCCAGCCCCCAGGCCGAGGCCTACCGGGGGTTCCTCATAGAGCGGGCTGTCCCCGACTACGAGCCCGTAGAGGGCAACCTTGGCGTATATATCCTGGAGCGCAGGGAGGGCGACGTGACGCATTTCCTCGTCATCTCGTTCTGGGAGAGCATGGACGCTATAAAGAGGTTTGCGGGAGACGACGTGGAGGCCGCCAAGTACTACGAGGAGGACAGGGAGTTCCTCCTAGAGTTCGAGCCCCGGGTCCAGCACTACACTGTCGTCTGGCGCTCCTGGAGGTCCCCCGGCAAGGCCCAGGGCTAG
- a CDS encoding nucleotidyltransferase domain-containing protein: MEKVIQRRRMERLRVVEAAKHWAQALPGPLTAILVGSYARGDFNAWSDVDVILISPRFRGLRVPERLIAVDAPPGYEVVAWTPEEFEEMLSRRNPLAVEAVVHGVVLRDDLGLARAARQRNTIAG; encoded by the coding sequence TTGGAGAAGGTTATCCAGCGCCGTCGCATGGAGAGGCTCCGGGTCGTAGAGGCTGCGAAGCACTGGGCCCAGGCGCTCCCGGGCCCCCTGACAGCTATACTCGTGGGGAGCTACGCGCGCGGCGACTTCAACGCCTGGAGCGACGTGGACGTGATCCTGATTTCGCCCAGGTTCCGGGGGCTCCGGGTTCCCGAGAGGCTCATAGCCGTAGACGCTCCACCGGGCTATGAGGTGGTGGCCTGGACGCCCGAGGAGTTTGAGGAGATGCTGAGCCGGCGTAACCCCCTGGCCGTAGAGGCCGTAGTCCACGGAGTGGTGCTACGAGACGACCTGGGCCTTGCCCGCGCCGCAAGACAGCGTAACACGATAGCAGGATAG
- a CDS encoding HEPN domain-containing protein, giving the protein MLDQPEYSRWLEAAVRTLGSAEGDRERGDYNWACFKAQQAAELAVKGLFYGIGRPVFGHSVAKLLERLQEELGAELPPGILECGKLLDKLYIPTRYPDAWSEGPPHYYYTQRDADRAIECARSVIEWVKGLWRRLSSAVAWRGSGS; this is encoded by the coding sequence ATGCTTGACCAGCCCGAGTATAGCCGGTGGCTTGAGGCAGCGGTGAGGACCCTGGGCTCAGCGGAGGGTGACCGGGAGCGCGGCGACTACAACTGGGCCTGCTTCAAGGCCCAGCAAGCCGCCGAGCTAGCCGTCAAGGGCCTCTTCTACGGCATCGGCAGGCCCGTCTTTGGCCATAGCGTGGCTAAGCTGCTAGAGAGGCTCCAGGAGGAGCTTGGGGCTGAGCTGCCTCCGGGGATCCTGGAGTGTGGTAAGCTTCTCGACAAGCTCTACATCCCGACCCGGTACCCGGACGCGTGGAGCGAGGGACCGCCGCACTACTACTATACGCAGAGGGACGCGGACAGGGCAATAGAGTGCGCCCGCAGCGTGATAGAGTGGGTGAAAGGACTTTGGAGAAGGTTATCCAGCGCCGTCGCATGGAGAGGCTCCGGGTCGTAG
- a CDS encoding winged helix-turn-helix transcriptional regulator, which yields MARLGDVEERVLSYLRDHPGSSPREIADALGEPLQRVRAALQRLRDAGLAARGGEGRYYAVAPAVQGLPRRELRRPGSYGLRGDLDAVVERLAALEERVKRLEKLVEELLARCPPGARGEPEGRGKPAR from the coding sequence ATGGCGCGGCTCGGCGACGTGGAGGAGAGGGTGCTGAGCTATCTGCGGGACCACCCGGGTAGTAGCCCCCGGGAGATAGCCGATGCTCTGGGGGAGCCGCTGCAGAGGGTCCGTGCAGCGCTCCAGAGGCTGCGCGACGCGGGGCTAGCCGCCCGGGGCGGCGAGGGCCGCTACTATGCCGTGGCGCCTGCGGTCCAGGGGCTGCCGCGGCGCGAGCTACGCCGCCCAGGGAGCTACGGGCTTCGGGGCGACCTAGACGCGGTGGTCGAGAGGCTCGCAGCGCTGGAGGAGCGCGTCAAGAGGCTGGAGAAGCTGGTCGAGGAGCTACTGGCCCGCTGCCCTCCTGGGGCCAGGGGTGAGCCCGAGGGCCGGGGGAAGCCAGCCCGCTAG
- a CDS encoding CDP-alcohol phosphatidyltransferase family protein, protein MPRPADIVTLAGGLAAGAAVALASAGALEASLRLLFASYALDVLDGWVARRTGGGTPQGQMLDRALDRVSQVVAPLAVYASWLAAQGAPWTAVALFAAYAGGLVAAAFWRLVYRPVPSLDYFSGLPLFAHAIVLLSSVLSEEPMHPALLLALLAASAAPVPYTRRLRGRGTPSPAPWSRLAVMLLLAAAPYDNGLVAELAHAARTAVLAYALAGWLPPALGLTPGPRRAAGQ, encoded by the coding sequence TTGCCCAGGCCCGCCGACATTGTCACCCTAGCCGGCGGCCTAGCCGCTGGCGCCGCCGTGGCACTAGCCTCCGCCGGCGCCCTGGAAGCTTCGCTGCGGCTCCTCTTCGCCTCCTACGCCCTCGACGTGCTCGATGGCTGGGTTGCCCGCCGCACCGGCGGCGGCACGCCCCAGGGCCAGATGCTGGACCGGGCGCTCGACAGGGTATCCCAGGTGGTGGCACCGCTCGCTGTCTACGCCTCCTGGCTCGCAGCCCAGGGCGCCCCCTGGACCGCTGTCGCCCTGTTCGCTGCCTATGCCGGGGGCCTGGTGGCCGCCGCGTTCTGGAGGCTCGTGTACAGGCCGGTACCCAGCCTAGACTACTTCTCGGGGCTCCCGTTGTTCGCCCACGCCATAGTACTGCTCTCCAGCGTGCTCTCCGAGGAGCCCATGCACCCAGCCCTGCTGCTCGCCCTGCTAGCCGCCTCGGCCGCGCCCGTGCCCTACACTAGGAGGCTACGGGGCAGGGGGACGCCAAGCCCGGCGCCCTGGAGCCGCCTAGCCGTCATGCTCCTCCTAGCCGCCGCGCCCTACGACAACGGGCTCGTAGCAGAGCTGGCCCACGCCGCGAGGACGGCTGTGCTGGCCTACGCTCTAGCGGGCTGGCTTCCCCCGGCCCTCGGGCTCACCCCTGGCCCCAGGAGGGCAGCGGGCCAGTAG
- a CDS encoding AAA family ATPase, whose protein sequence is MARSYALAAVRADREGRVQEAISNYRKAIEILTRIVRLYPDNPLAHVYRGIIQQYRKRVEQLEKLGVPAAPTEAEQLEEWIVTEKPSVRFSDIADLEHAKQAIKEAIIYPVRRPDLFPLGWPRGILLFGPPGCGKTMLAAAVANEVDGVFFSVDAASIMSKWLGEAEKKVKMLFEKARQAAKSGKPAIIFIDEIDALLGVHESEVGGEVRVRNQFLKEMDGLQDKSNKLHVYVIGATNKPWKLDEPFIRRFQKRIFIPPPDRRARVELFRLYTRSLKLAPDVDLEKLAEMTEGYSASDIKDIVVEAHLRTVRELFEQGGGEGEPRPITMQDFVEAIRARRPSITREMIEAYKRWYEQFRG, encoded by the coding sequence ATGGCCCGTAGCTACGCCCTCGCAGCTGTACGGGCTGACCGGGAGGGCAGGGTACAGGAGGCGATAAGCAACTACCGCAAAGCCATAGAGATACTCACCAGGATAGTCAGGCTCTACCCCGATAACCCCCTCGCGCACGTCTACCGGGGGATCATACAGCAGTACCGTAAGCGTGTCGAGCAGCTGGAGAAGCTCGGCGTCCCGGCGGCTCCGACGGAGGCGGAGCAGCTGGAGGAGTGGATAGTCACCGAGAAGCCCAGCGTACGGTTCAGCGACATAGCGGACCTCGAGCACGCTAAGCAGGCGATAAAGGAGGCCATAATCTACCCGGTCCGGAGGCCGGACCTCTTCCCCCTAGGCTGGCCCCGCGGCATACTCCTCTTCGGGCCACCGGGCTGCGGTAAGACCATGCTGGCAGCAGCAGTGGCCAACGAGGTGGACGGCGTCTTCTTCAGCGTGGATGCGGCGAGCATTATGAGCAAGTGGCTCGGAGAAGCCGAGAAGAAGGTCAAGATGCTCTTCGAGAAAGCCCGCCAGGCGGCGAAGAGCGGCAAGCCCGCGATAATCTTCATCGACGAGATAGACGCGCTCCTGGGCGTCCACGAGAGCGAGGTCGGCGGCGAGGTCCGCGTACGCAACCAGTTCCTAAAGGAGATGGACGGCCTCCAGGACAAGAGCAATAAGCTCCACGTGTACGTGATAGGCGCTACGAACAAGCCCTGGAAGCTCGACGAGCCGTTCATCCGGAGGTTCCAGAAGAGGATATTCATACCCCCGCCCGACCGCCGTGCCCGTGTCGAGCTCTTCCGGCTCTACACCCGCAGCCTCAAGCTAGCACCAGACGTGGACCTAGAGAAGCTGGCAGAGATGACCGAGGGCTACAGCGCCAGCGACATCAAAGACATAGTCGTGGAGGCGCACCTGCGCACAGTCAGAGAGCTATTCGAGCAGGGAGGTGGCGAAGGCGAGCCACGCCCCATAACGATGCAGGACTTCGTAGAAGCGATAAGGGCGCGCCGCCCGAGCATAACCAGGGAGATGATAGAGGCGTACAAGAGGTGGTACGAGCAGTTCCGCGGCTAG
- a CDS encoding lipoate--protein ligase family protein translates to MARVLRVVLDLEGSPAAWQMAVDEALLRLRDEGAIPDTLRVYVFSPPAVTIGRFQRLETSVDMEEARRIGVEVVRRFTGGGSVYHDPEGEVTYSITLGLDSAPGLRDVAESYRVLCSGVVEALRVLGVEAEFKPVNDVVAGGRKISGSAQARARRALLQHGTLLYAADLKAMARLLRAPREKLESHGARGIEDRVTTVERLLGRRPTRVEAALALVEGFRRALGYDTIRLDRLTREEVELAERLVEKYRDEKWLRRR, encoded by the coding sequence GTGGCTAGAGTGCTGCGGGTCGTGCTTGACCTGGAGGGCTCGCCGGCTGCGTGGCAGATGGCTGTAGACGAGGCGCTGCTACGGCTCCGCGACGAGGGCGCTATACCGGATACGCTCCGGGTCTACGTGTTCAGCCCACCAGCCGTCACGATAGGGAGGTTTCAGAGGCTCGAGACCAGCGTAGACATGGAGGAGGCCCGGAGGATAGGGGTGGAGGTTGTCCGGAGGTTCACCGGGGGTGGGAGCGTCTACCACGACCCCGAGGGCGAGGTGACGTACTCGATAACGCTGGGGCTTGACTCGGCCCCGGGGCTCCGGGATGTGGCGGAGAGCTACCGGGTGCTATGCAGTGGCGTCGTTGAGGCGCTGCGGGTCCTCGGCGTCGAGGCCGAGTTCAAGCCCGTGAACGACGTGGTCGCGGGGGGCCGGAAGATCTCCGGGAGCGCGCAGGCGCGGGCCCGCCGGGCGCTGCTACAGCACGGCACGCTGCTCTACGCCGCCGACCTCAAGGCGATGGCGCGGCTGCTCCGGGCCCCGCGGGAGAAGCTGGAGAGCCACGGGGCCCGGGGGATAGAGGACCGGGTCACCACGGTGGAGCGGCTACTGGGCCGTAGGCCTACCCGGGTGGAGGCTGCGCTAGCGCTCGTGGAGGGGTTCCGCCGCGCCCTAGGCTACGACACCATAAGGCTGGACCGTCTCACCCGGGAGGAGGTCGAGCTGGCTGAGAGGCTCGTGGAGAAGTACCGGGACGAGAAGTGGCTCCGCCGGAGGTAG
- a CDS encoding radical SAM protein has translation MLVRASLGTLAVLGLERARLAARPTTAYLLQYSPWGCTARCMFCSQSVLAKTPRRLLGRVTWPVVELEKLLRAWRRGLFARVCLQTVLRPGFACEAAELLEQLRRVDPDTPASVTTTPVETWVLREWRRLGVDTLGVGLDAASPRVFREAGKPYTWDTYIGFIRRAISVYGRGRVYAHLVAGLGETPREMLEAMKTLYAMGARVALFNYTRLPGSPRDFPGVDTATYRVYQVARLLLEHGLDPLDYIDPGPPPQFTRRPPLDPRRGLLTSGCPGCNRPFYNEPPRGPIYNYPSAELLRRDREAVEKQLEEIGLGEGE, from the coding sequence GTGCTGGTCCGTGCATCGCTCGGCACGCTAGCGGTACTAGGGCTCGAGAGGGCCCGGCTAGCAGCGCGGCCCACCACGGCCTACCTGCTACAGTACAGCCCCTGGGGCTGCACCGCGCGCTGCATGTTCTGCAGCCAGTCCGTGCTGGCCAAGACGCCCCGGCGGCTACTCGGCAGGGTCACCTGGCCCGTGGTCGAACTCGAGAAGCTCCTCCGGGCCTGGAGGAGGGGGCTCTTCGCCCGGGTCTGCCTCCAGACGGTGCTCCGCCCGGGCTTCGCTTGCGAGGCAGCCGAGCTCCTGGAGCAGCTGCGCCGGGTAGACCCCGACACGCCGGCCTCGGTCACGACCACGCCCGTCGAGACCTGGGTGCTCCGCGAGTGGCGCCGCCTCGGCGTAGACACGCTCGGCGTGGGGCTCGACGCGGCCTCCCCCAGGGTGTTCCGCGAGGCGGGCAAGCCCTACACCTGGGACACGTACATCGGCTTCATACGGAGGGCCATAAGCGTCTACGGCCGCGGCCGGGTCTACGCGCACCTCGTGGCAGGGCTCGGCGAGACGCCGCGCGAGATGCTCGAGGCCATGAAGACCCTCTACGCTATGGGCGCCCGGGTGGCCCTCTTCAACTACACCAGGCTCCCCGGCAGCCCCCGGGACTTCCCCGGCGTAGACACCGCCACGTACCGGGTCTACCAGGTAGCCCGGCTCCTCCTCGAGCACGGCCTCGACCCGCTAGACTACATCGACCCCGGGCCCCCGCCCCAGTTCACCCGGAGGCCCCCACTCGACCCCCGCCGCGGGCTCCTAACCAGCGGCTGCCCCGGCTGCAACAGACCATTCTACAACGAGCCGCCCCGCGGCCCCATCTACAACTACCCCTCAGCCGAGCTGCTCCGCCGCGACAGAGAGGCTGTGGAGAAGCAGCTAGAGGAGATAGGCCTAGGTGAAGGAGAGTGA
- a CDS encoding biotin synthase: protein MTRPKAFRMIRLFAEVSLTGASCPLGCSHCRGRYLRGMAPVPPGPRGLIRLLESLARRGARGVLVSGGLTREGRLPVEPYLDQLHEARRRLGLVINLHPGYEDRPWVLERLRPAVDVLDYELSLSKEMVRGVRRLPFSPEHTVKVMEAMIEHGHDVVPHIFLWHPWSSPQLLKKELAVAADLGAKRATLLVYIPPPGEPEPQAEKLLELLRLARSHWPGELALGCMRPYSVKPQLDRAALEEGLVDRIANPSPRALREAAVEPPLYDACCSLPEHLLPRFRVK, encoded by the coding sequence GTGACAAGGCCCAAGGCCTTCCGCATGATCCGCCTCTTCGCCGAGGTAAGCCTCACCGGCGCCAGCTGCCCCCTGGGCTGTAGCCACTGCCGCGGCCGCTACCTCCGCGGCATGGCCCCCGTGCCGCCGGGGCCACGGGGCCTCATCCGGCTCCTCGAGAGCCTCGCCCGCCGCGGGGCCCGCGGGGTCCTCGTGAGCGGCGGGCTCACAAGGGAGGGCCGGCTCCCAGTCGAGCCCTACCTCGACCAGCTCCACGAGGCCCGGAGGAGGCTAGGCCTCGTGATCAACCTCCACCCCGGCTACGAGGACCGCCCATGGGTGCTCGAGAGGCTCCGCCCCGCGGTCGACGTCCTGGACTACGAGCTCAGCCTCAGCAAGGAGATGGTAAGGGGCGTGCGGCGGCTCCCCTTCAGCCCCGAGCACACAGTCAAAGTAATGGAGGCGATGATAGAGCACGGGCACGACGTAGTGCCCCACATCTTCCTATGGCATCCCTGGAGCAGCCCCCAGCTGCTAAAGAAGGAACTAGCCGTAGCCGCAGACCTGGGGGCGAAGCGGGCCACGCTACTCGTCTACATACCCCCGCCCGGCGAGCCAGAGCCACAGGCCGAGAAGCTCCTAGAGCTCCTACGGCTAGCCCGCAGCCACTGGCCGGGAGAGCTAGCACTAGGCTGCATGAGGCCCTACAGCGTCAAGCCCCAGCTCGACCGCGCCGCGCTCGAGGAGGGCCTCGTGGACAGGATAGCCAACCCGAGCCCCCGCGCCCTAAGAGAAGCAGCAGTGGAGCCCCCGCTCTACGACGCCTGCTGCAGCCTACCCGAGCACCTCCTACCCAGGTTCAGAGTCAAATAG
- a CDS encoding GNAT family N-acetyltransferase has translation MALALNVELRPATPGDVESMAGVYARAFGHSSKLDQIVEAFQVYMELAERGRGGCIVAEHEGSVVATGCYALYGGHAWIGAVTVEPRLQRRRIGTAVTRRLLQLLHGRVPSIGLDATPAGEQLYRWLGFTPEYRTTAYLLPEKPPVLGGRLRVEELDAVPAWLRELDAEAAGGDRAALIEAWLRRGAKLLAVKGEGYALVHRCRRGPLIARSIDAAWSLLAEAMARGGRRLIAPAVNQQVLEMLAVLGARETHVFTRMRLGSPRPEKPEMIYAIHSYMKG, from the coding sequence TTGGCTCTAGCTCTCAACGTGGAGCTGCGCCCCGCCACCCCCGGCGACGTGGAGAGCATGGCCGGGGTGTACGCGCGTGCCTTCGGCCACAGCAGTAAGCTGGACCAGATAGTAGAGGCGTTCCAGGTCTACATGGAGCTGGCGGAGAGGGGCCGCGGCGGCTGCATAGTAGCCGAGCACGAGGGCTCAGTAGTAGCGACGGGCTGCTACGCGCTCTACGGGGGCCACGCCTGGATAGGCGCGGTGACGGTGGAGCCCCGGCTCCAGCGCCGCAGGATAGGCACAGCCGTCACCCGGAGGCTCCTCCAGCTCCTCCACGGCCGCGTCCCCAGCATAGGCCTCGACGCGACGCCAGCCGGCGAGCAGCTGTATCGCTGGCTAGGCTTCACTCCGGAGTACCGGACCACCGCATACCTGCTGCCCGAGAAGCCTCCCGTCCTCGGCGGGCGGCTGCGCGTAGAGGAGCTCGACGCTGTGCCAGCGTGGCTACGGGAGCTCGACGCGGAGGCCGCTGGTGGCGACCGCGCGGCGCTCATAGAGGCGTGGCTACGCCGCGGCGCGAAGCTGCTAGCCGTCAAGGGCGAGGGCTACGCCCTAGTGCATCGCTGCCGCAGAGGCCCCCTGATAGCACGCAGCATCGACGCGGCCTGGAGCCTCCTAGCGGAGGCGATGGCTAGGGGCGGGCGGCGGCTCATAGCCCCAGCGGTGAACCAGCAGGTCCTGGAGATGCTCGCTGTGCTCGGCGCCCGGGAGACCCACGTCTTCACCCGTATGAGGCTAGGCAGCCCCCGGCCCGAGAAACCCGAGATGATATACGCCATCCACAGCTACATGAAAGGCTAG
- a CDS encoding SDR family NAD(P)-dependent oxidoreductase — translation MQVSGSVVLVTGSSRGIGRAIALEAARRGAAGVVVNYLRSREAAEKVAEEIRRLGGDALVVGADVSRWEEARRLVEAAIGRWGRVDVVVNNAGILEPKPFHEMEPRDWQRMMEVHFYGALNVARAALPHMMERKRGVIVNISSVLGLRPEPLASHYSAAKAALIAWSIAAAKELAEYGIRVFAVAPGGVDTDMARVWGDMDWVEEEIPLARLARPEEVAKLVLDAVENPYVTGDVLTVTGGLL, via the coding sequence GTGCAGGTCAGTGGCTCGGTTGTGCTGGTCACCGGGTCTAGCCGCGGCATAGGCAGGGCGATAGCTCTCGAGGCTGCCCGCCGCGGCGCGGCGGGCGTAGTGGTGAACTACCTCCGCTCCAGGGAGGCCGCGGAGAAGGTGGCGGAGGAGATACGGCGCCTCGGAGGCGACGCCCTGGTCGTAGGCGCCGACGTTTCCCGCTGGGAGGAGGCCAGGCGGCTAGTCGAGGCGGCGATCGGGCGCTGGGGCCGGGTAGACGTGGTGGTGAACAATGCGGGGATACTGGAGCCCAAGCCCTTCCACGAGATGGAGCCCAGGGACTGGCAGAGGATGATGGAGGTCCACTTCTACGGTGCGCTGAACGTCGCCCGGGCCGCGCTCCCCCACATGATGGAGAGGAAGAGGGGCGTGATAGTGAACATCTCATCGGTGCTAGGCCTGCGGCCCGAGCCCCTAGCGAGCCACTACTCGGCCGCCAAGGCCGCGCTAATAGCCTGGAGCATAGCGGCCGCCAAGGAGCTGGCCGAGTACGGAATACGTGTCTTCGCGGTGGCGCCCGGCGGCGTGGACACTGACATGGCCCGGGTCTGGGGCGACATGGACTGGGTCGAGGAGGAGATTCCGCTCGCTAGACTCGCTAGGCCGGAGGAGGTTGCGAAGCTCGTCCTAGACGCGGTGGAGAACCCCTACGTGACGGGCGACGTGCTCACCGTGACTGGCGGCCTACTATAG
- a CDS encoding radical SAM protein gives MVEWMEVGIKPSSYISSLCYSVLRLEPFTSCGFGCAYCYARWYRGAGPPRVKPWLPRVFEKIARGLEGLPRPVFRLATLSDPLQPRGGMAAGAVKALLRAALRHRVPLVLNTRGDPAWDPEVFALLLSLADHRLVLVQVTIGLPEGAAGLLEPGAPPPGRRLDAIEALAEHGVPVVVRVQPLVPGLEEEQLRVAEEALERGAQGLIAEPLRETRRGLEAVYRILGLGVPDAGWEPYQLAEEPGREPLLHPGPGWRGRVHRALEALAQRYGVVYAPCKDAALPWLARWYRPGRGCCLEWLAVGEPVLVRPTLHEYLYWREGLGGDGSWSGFDDYVCGLPVYEPFCTMLDRYPSPVRRALRAHHRRLGRLLENPSKLVALLGRLAV, from the coding sequence GTGGTCGAGTGGATGGAGGTCGGGATAAAGCCTAGCAGCTACATCTCGTCGCTGTGCTACTCTGTGCTCCGGCTTGAGCCCTTCACGAGCTGCGGCTTTGGCTGCGCCTACTGCTACGCGCGCTGGTACCGCGGCGCGGGGCCGCCCCGGGTCAAGCCCTGGCTCCCCAGGGTCTTCGAGAAGATAGCGAGGGGGCTGGAGGGGCTTCCGCGGCCGGTGTTCCGGCTGGCTACGCTCTCGGACCCGCTGCAGCCCCGCGGCGGTATGGCGGCTGGCGCTGTGAAGGCTCTGCTCCGCGCCGCGCTCCGCCACCGGGTGCCCCTGGTGCTCAACACGAGGGGCGACCCGGCCTGGGACCCGGAGGTCTTCGCGCTCCTGCTCTCGCTGGCAGACCACCGGCTCGTCCTGGTACAGGTCACCATCGGGCTCCCCGAGGGCGCAGCGGGGCTCCTTGAGCCCGGGGCGCCGCCGCCGGGCAGGAGGCTCGACGCCATCGAGGCCCTCGCCGAGCACGGCGTGCCCGTGGTCGTCCGTGTGCAGCCCCTGGTGCCGGGGCTCGAGGAGGAGCAGCTCCGCGTCGCTGAGGAGGCGCTCGAGAGGGGCGCCCAGGGGCTCATAGCGGAGCCGCTGCGGGAGACCCGCAGGGGCCTCGAGGCGGTCTACAGGATCCTCGGCCTGGGGGTGCCGGATGCGGGGTGGGAGCCTTACCAGCTTGCCGAGGAGCCGGGTAGGGAGCCGCTCCTCCACCCGGGGCCGGGTTGGCGCGGGCGGGTGCACCGGGCGCTTGAGGCGCTGGCCCAGCGCTATGGCGTCGTCTATGCGCCGTGTAAGGACGCTGCTCTGCCCTGGCTGGCGCGCTGGTACCGGCCGGGCCGGGGCTGCTGCCTAGAGTGGCTGGCGGTTGGCGAGCCGGTGCTGGTGCGGCCTACGCTCCACGAGTACCTCTACTGGCGCGAGGGGCTGGGCGGGGATGGGTCCTGGAGCGGCTTCGATGACTACGTCTGCGGGCTTCCTGTGTACGAGCCCTTCTGCACGATGCTGGACCGCTACCCCTCGCCGGTCCGGCGGGCGCTCCGCGCCCACCACCGGAGGCTGGGGAGGCTGCTCGAGAATCCGTCTAAGCTGGTTGCTCTGCTCGGGAGGCTCGCCGTGTAG